Proteins encoded in a region of the Eschrichtius robustus isolate mEscRob2 chromosome 16, mEscRob2.pri, whole genome shotgun sequence genome:
- the LOC137750135 gene encoding apoptosis-associated speck-like protein containing a CARD isoform X1 produces the protein MGCTRDAILDALENLTPDEFKKFKMKLLSVPLREGYGRIPRGTLLPMDAVDLTDKLVSYYLEAYGAELTVLVLCNMGMQEVAEQLQETLRKGPGTTPAGIKAPPQTAAKPALHFVDQHRAALIARVTDVDGVLDALYGKVLTEQQYQAVRAERTNPTKMRMLFSFAPAWNLTCKDLLLQALRDTQPYLVVDLEQS, from the exons ATGGGGTGCACGCGTGATGCCATCCTGGATGCACTGGAGAACCTGACCCCTGATGAGTTCAAGAAGTTCAAGATGAAGCTGCTTTCAGTGCCGCTGCGCGAAGGCTACGGACGCATCCCACGGGGGACGCTGCTGCCCATGGATGCTGTGGACCTCACCGACAAGCTCGTCAGCTACTATCTGGAGGCGTACGGCGCCGAGCTCACGGTGCTCGTGCTGTGCAACATGGGCATGCAGGAGGTGGCGGAGCAGCTGCAGGAGACCTTGCGCAAGG GCCCCGGAACCACGCCAGCCGGGATCAAGGCACCTCCCCAGACAGCAGCCAAGCCAG CACTGCACTTTGTGGACCAGCATCGGGCGGCACTCATTGCACGGGTCACAGACGTGGATGGGGTGCTGGACGCCCTGTACGGGAAGGTCCTGACAGAGCAGCAGTACCAGGCAGTGCGGGCGGAGCGCACCAATCCTACCAAGATGAGGATGCTCTTCAGCTTTGCTCCAGCCTGGAACCTGACCTGCAAGGATCTGCTCCTCCAGGCCCTGAGGGACACCCAGCCCTACCTGGTGGTCGACCTGGAGCAGAGCTGA
- the LOC137750135 gene encoding apoptosis-associated speck-like protein containing a CARD isoform X2, which produces MGCTRDAILDALENLTPDEFKKFKMKLLSVPLREGYGRIPRGTLLPMDAVDLTDKLVSYYLEAYGAELTVLVLCNMGMQEVAEQLQETLRKALHFVDQHRAALIARVTDVDGVLDALYGKVLTEQQYQAVRAERTNPTKMRMLFSFAPAWNLTCKDLLLQALRDTQPYLVVDLEQS; this is translated from the exons ATGGGGTGCACGCGTGATGCCATCCTGGATGCACTGGAGAACCTGACCCCTGATGAGTTCAAGAAGTTCAAGATGAAGCTGCTTTCAGTGCCGCTGCGCGAAGGCTACGGACGCATCCCACGGGGGACGCTGCTGCCCATGGATGCTGTGGACCTCACCGACAAGCTCGTCAGCTACTATCTGGAGGCGTACGGCGCCGAGCTCACGGTGCTCGTGCTGTGCAACATGGGCATGCAGGAGGTGGCGGAGCAGCTGCAGGAGACCTTGCGCAAGG CACTGCACTTTGTGGACCAGCATCGGGCGGCACTCATTGCACGGGTCACAGACGTGGATGGGGTGCTGGACGCCCTGTACGGGAAGGTCCTGACAGAGCAGCAGTACCAGGCAGTGCGGGCGGAGCGCACCAATCCTACCAAGATGAGGATGCTCTTCAGCTTTGCTCCAGCCTGGAACCTGACCTGCAAGGATCTGCTCCTCCAGGCCCTGAGGGACACCCAGCCCTACCTGGTGGTCGACCTGGAGCAGAGCTGA